From Acidimicrobiales bacterium, one genomic window encodes:
- a CDS encoding VOC family protein — protein MTVQRMDNVGIVVDDLPATIAFFEDLGLELEGGGVIEGEWAGRVTGLGDQRVEVAMMRTPDGHSRLELSRFLDPPVVADHRAAPVNSLGYLRVMFAVDDLDETLARLRPHGMELVGEVVRYEDAYLLCYVRGPGGLLLGLAQQLG, from the coding sequence ATGACCGTGCAGCGGATGGACAACGTCGGCATCGTCGTCGACGACCTCCCGGCGACCATCGCCTTCTTCGAGGACCTCGGCCTCGAGCTCGAGGGCGGAGGCGTCATCGAGGGCGAGTGGGCCGGGAGGGTCACCGGCCTGGGCGACCAACGCGTCGAGGTCGCCATGATGCGCACCCCCGACGGCCACAGCCGCCTCGAGCTGTCCCGCTTCCTCGACCCGCCCGTGGTCGCGGATCACCGGGCCGCGCCGGTGAACTCGCTCGGCTACCTGCGGGTGATGTTCGCGGTCGACGATCTCGATGAGACCCTGGCCCGCCTCCGTCCCCACGGCATGGAGCTCGTCGGCGAGGTGGTCCGGTACGAGGACGCCTACCTCCTCTGCTACGTCCGCGGCCCCGGCGGCCTCCTCCTCGGCCTCGCCCAACAGCTCGGCTGA